A DNA window from Engystomops pustulosus chromosome 6, aEngPut4.maternal, whole genome shotgun sequence contains the following coding sequences:
- the TRIM16 gene encoding tripartite motif-containing protein 16: MSSVSAVRSPGCIGEVSIVHVLPFRVCLLRDWEEGSAGGVLAVCGTQAVKSGLLSQVWPPVNLILSSENTEKSSTPARSLSVMADADANPKAVSKCLSCGEVSSMVHHHEEEKVAKSHSMTELSVSGFSPGDSPGDSGPAEKEEAEGSPGDEVWCDFCLDTRVKAVKTCLTCMVNYCTAHLRPHLDNPKLHSHQLVPPVNDAALRSCSLHDKPLEWFCKEHLMCICEECATGDHKDHNPIPCGQARKQVEKEVQEIVTEYEWKLKCAENAIIKLEANTASIQNSVAETKRATDLQFEELQDAVKKAHAKVLEFLEQREKAAINQSIGIKSHLEQQCHELRKIKAKVEGIANHTSEFCFLQEYCEFKKATGDDTLPSVYIGLIDKLSGIKKVVNEATQKVIRELQTSYTDNLQEFAKEEEVGIKTRVSAIVSKNHMISAPDPSTREDFLKYKCNVTLDPVTAHCFLRLLQNNLKVSNASPWQQSYPEHPERFEYWRQVLSDESFYMGRHYFEVEFKGEVIYIGVTYQCIDRKGKESNSNISGNDFSWTLKWNGKEFSAWHSDVETPLKVGKFSRIGVYINYQRGAVAFYGVSDTMTLLHRFEASFTEPLYAAFWLPRKESSVTIISPEDMAQTPPSTATKVSADPSKETIKAQTPPSTATKVSADPSKETIKAQTPPSTATKVSADPSKETIKAQTPPSTATKVSADPSKETIKAQSPPSLNTKMFAETSKETIKLTTTTTRVLVNTTIQTIKAETSNGHDSTDLAKSGISSTIGTN; this comes from the exons ATGAGTTCTGTGAGCGCAGTGCGTAGCCCTGGGTGTATTGGTGAGGTCAGCATTGTCCACGTCCTTCCATTCAGGGTTTGTTTGCTGAGGGACTGGGAAGAAGGAAGTGCTGGGGGAGTGCTGGCTGTGTGCGGCACACAAGCGGTTAAGTCTGGGTTACTCAGTCAGGTGTGGCCGCCTGTAAACCTGATCCTCAGCTCCGAGAACACAGAAAAGTCATCAACTCCAGCGAGAAGCCTCTCAGTCATGGCCGACGCAGACGCCAATCCCAAGGCCGTCTCCAAATGTCTGAGCTGTGGAGAAGTCTCATCCATGGTCCATCACcacgaggaggagaaggtggccaAGAGCCACTCCATGACCGAGCTGAGTGTGAGCGGCTTCTCACCTGGAGACTCACCTGGAGACTCGGGACCCGCAGAGAAGGAGGAGGCCGAGGGGTCTCCAGGGGACGAGGTCTGGTGTGACTTCTGCCTGGACACCAGGGTGAAGGCTGTGAAGACCTGTCTCACCTGCATGGTCAACTACTGCACCGCCCACCTGAGACCCCACCTGGACAACCCCAAGCTGCACTCCCACCAGCTGGTGCCCCCCGTCAACGATGCCGCCCTGAGGTCCTGCAGCCTCCATGATAAACCGCTGGAGTGGTTCTGCAAGGAGCATCTGATGTGCATCTGTGAGGAGTGCGCCACGGGGGACCACAAGGACCACAACCCCATCCCGTGTGGACAGGCCAGGAAGCAGGTGGAG AAAGAAGTTCAGGAAATCGTCACCGAGTACGAGTGGAAGCTGAAATGTGCGGAGAACGCCATCATCAAGCTGGAGGCCAACACGGCGTCTATCCAG AACTCTGTTGCAGAAACCAAACGAGCCACCGATCTCCAATTCGAGGAACTTCAGGACGCGGTGAAGAAGGCGCACGCCAAGGTGCTGGAGTTCCTGGAGCAGCGGGAGAAGGCGGCCATCAACCAGTCCATCGGGATCAAGAGCCACCTGGAGCAGCAGTGCCACGAGCTCCGCAAGATCAAGGCCAAGGTGGAGGGGATCGCCAATCATACCAGCGAGTTCTGCTTCCTGCAG GAATATTGTGAATTTAAGAAGGCGACGGGTGACGACACCCTCCCCAGCGTTTACATCGGACTCATAGACAAGTTGTCGGGGATCAAGAAAGTGGTGAATGAGGCGACGCAAAAAGTCATCCGTGAGCTTCAGACGTCCTACACGGATAACCTCCAGGAGTTTGCTAAGGAAG AGGAGGTGGGGATAAAGACGCGAGTGTCTGCTATTGTTTCGAAGAACCACATGATATCCGCCCCCGACCCATCCACCAGAGAAGACTTCCTGAAGT ATAAATGTAACGTGACCCTTGACCCGGTGACCGCCCACTGCTTCCTGAGGTTACTGCAGAACAACCTTAAAGTCAGCAATGCTTCTCCATGGCAACAGTCCTATCCGGAACACCCAGAAAGGTTCGAGTACTGGCGCCAGGTCCTAAGTGATGAAAGTTTCTATATGGGACGACACTACTTCGAGGTGGAGTTCAAGGGTGAGGTCATCTACATCGGTGTGACCTACCAGTGTATAGACCGCAAAGGGAAGGAGAGTAACAGCAACATCTCCGGCAATGATTTTTCATGGACACTGAAGTGGAATGGGAAAGAATTTTCCGCCTGGCACAGTGATGTGGAGACCCCGCTGAAGGTGGGCAAGTTCTCCAGGATTGGGGTCTACATCAATTACCAGAGAGGGGCAGTAGCGTTTTATGGGGTTAGTGACACCATGACGCTCCTGCACCGGTTCGAGGCCTCCTTTACTGAACCCCTTTATGCTGCTTTTTGGCTTCCGAGAAAGGAAAGTTCTGTGACTATAATTAGTCCAGAAGACATGGCCCAAACTCCTCCAAGCACGGCCACCAAGGTGTCTGCAGACCCTTCCAAGGAGACCATCAAGGCCCAAACTCCTCCAAGCACGGCCACCAAGGTGTCTGCAGACCCTTCCAAGGAGACCATCAAGGCCCAAACTCCTCCAAGCACGGCCACCAAGGTGTCTGCAGACCCTTCCAAGGAGACCATCAAGGCCCAAACTCCACCAAGCACGGCCACCAAGGTGTCTGCAGACCCTTCCAAGGAGACCATCAAGGCCCAATCTCCACCAAGCCTCAACACCAAGATGTTTGCAGAAACTTCCAAAGAGACCATTAAGCTGACTACGACTACGACCAGAGTATTGGTCAACACTACAATCCAGACCATTAAAGCCGAGACAAGTAACGGTCATGATTCCACCGATTTGGCCAAGTCCGGAATTTCTTCTACCATAGGGACCAATTGA